The Eggerthella guodeyinii sequence GTCGTACTTCACGAGCGGCGAGACCGAGACGCGCGCCTGGACCGTGCCCATCGGCGCGAAGGCGCCGCAGGCGGCCGGCGTCATCCACTCGGACTTCGAGCGCGGCTTCATCAAGGCCGAGACGGCGGCCTTCGCCGACTACTCCGAGCTGAACGGCGAGAAGGGCTGCCGCGACGCCGGCAAGCTGCGCCAGGAGGGCAAGGAGTACGTCGTCCAAGACGGCGACGTCATGCACTTCAAGTTCAACGTGTAGGGCTTGCCGGTGTCGCTCACGTAACGAACCCCCTTTGAACAGGGGGTTCGTTACGTTGCAGGTGCGTTTAGTGCATGCCGGGATATACGGCTCCGGTGGCGGGCGCGGGCGCGTCGTCGTCGCGATCGGGCGGGATCACGCCGAACTCGACCAGCAGCCCGTAGAGGTCGGTGCCCTTGATCTTCTCGATCCCCTCGTGCAGGGCCAGCTTCTCGAGGGGGTTCATCTCCATGTCGGTGATGGGCTTGCCGTCCCTGATGAGCGTGGTGGCGTTCAGCAGGTCGCGGATGTCGAACGCGCTGCCCCACACTTCGGGCACGCCGCGGTCGACGCCGCACAGCGTGTAGACCGCCTCCATGCCGGTGCGCATGGAGTATTCCGTGGTGAAGATGGTGTCGCGCGGCGTTTCGGCGAACTGGCCGATGAACGCGAAGTTCACCGCTCCTTCGGGCACGACGTCGGGGCGGTCGCCAGCGGCGCGCGGCATGAAGAACGCCGTGATGTAGGGCATCATGCACGGAACCGTGTTGGCGCTGTTCTCGGCGAGCTCTTCGATCTGCGATTCGGGAACGCCCAGGTGGTACAGCCATTCCATGCAGATTTCCTTGCCGGTGCATTCGCGCAGGGTCTTTTGCACGTAATTGCCGGGCACGTCGGTGAACAGGCCGTATATCCATCCGCACAGTTCGTTGTCGGGTTGGGCGCGGAACTGGGGCTGCCTGTTGAACGTCCAGCTCAAAAGCCAGTTCGAGTCTTTGGCGGTAACGATGCCTCCGGTTACGACGCCGCCCGAGAACGGGTTGCGGCGACAGATCTTCTCGATGTAGGGAACGATTCTCTCATCGAGCGTCGTGACGGTGGCGCTCATCCAATTGGACTTCTCCGGGTCGCCGATGAACTTCTCGGGATGTCCGAATGCCGGATCCTGCCGGGCGATGCGCCGCCACAGGTCGAAGCCGGTTCCCTTTTCCAGCACGGTGTTGAATTGCGCCGGCTCGTCCTGCGAGCCGAAGGACGAGTTGGCGACGCAGCTGCCGTTGGTGATGAACAGAAGGTCGTTGTCGGTGAGGTGGAAGGTTTTGTCCGCCCCCTCGCATATCGTCTGCACCTCGGTGGCTGCTTTGCGCTCCGGGGTGTTGGAGAACGTGACGTCCACGACCTCGGTGTTCAGGTGGATCTGCACGCCCTGGCCTTTCAGGTAGTTCACCATGGGCAAGATGAGGGATTCGAACTGGTTGTACCGGGTGAAGCGCAGCGCGCTGAAGTCGGGCAGGCCGCCGACGTGGTGCACGAAGCGCTGGATGTAGCGCTTCATCTCGAGCGCGCTGTGCCAGTTCTCGAAGCCGAACATGGTGCGCCAGTACAGCCAGAAGTTCGAATCGAGCACGTCGTCGGAGAAGTAGTCGGTGATGGCTTTGTCGTCGAGCTGCTCCTCGGGCGTGAAGAACAGGTTCATGATCTCCATGCACGCCTTGTCGGACAGGCCGAACTTGTTGTCGAGATCGGCATCCTCGCCTTGGTTGACCGTCGCGCGGCACAGGGAATAGTTGGGGTCGCGCTTGTTCAGCTGGTAGTAGTAATCGAGGATGCTCATGTTCTCGTCCTCGATGGAGGGGATGGATCGGAACAGGTCCCACATCACCTCGAAGTGGTTGTCCATCTCGCGTCCGCCGCGCATGGTGAACCCGATCTGCGGATACTCCCATCCGTCGCAGGCGCCGCCCGGCTCGGCGTCGCGCTCGAACAGGTGCACGCGCGAGCCGTCCATCTGGGCGTCCCTGATCAGGTAGCATGCGGCCGTCAAGCCCGCCAGCCCGGTGCCGACGATGTAGGCCGATTTGTCCTCGATGCCCTCCGGCTTTGCCGGGCGGGCGAACGCTTCGTAGTTTCCGCTGGAATAGTACACGAGCTCTCCAATCTCTCGACGTGGGGGTACGGCCCCATTGTGATGCGGGGCGCCCTCGGGCGAAGAGAACGTACCGAGCTGATGGCGTTTCGTATGGAAGGGGTCATGTGGGGCGACCCTGTTCCAGAACGTCGTTCACTTTTCCTTGACGCGCTCTTGAATCGGGGGTTGCGCTGCAGAATTCCGAAGCGATAGGGTAAACTAATTATGATTTGTGTAAAAAATGCACGTGATTGTCTTTCAGGGAGGATACGGGATGGCTTACAAGGGGACTAGGACGACAACTGGCGTGCTTGCCACCAGGCTTTGCGCTTCGCTGCTCGTCGCTGCGGCTCTGGTGCTGGCAATGAGCGCCTTCGCGTACGCTGCGGACGATGGCGAGCCGACCGGACGAGCGAACGGGAATGCTTCAGCCGTCGAAGGCAACGGCGGGGCTGCGCTTGCGGGCGGAGAGGAGGCATCCGTCTGCACGGTGACCTTCGGCGAGGCTGGATCGATCAAGGTGGCGAAGGGCGGTACCGTTGCTGCGGAGGACATCCCGAATCCCGGCAAAACGGAAGTGGATTACTTTGGGCTGACGGCTGACGCGAACTTTCTAGGATGGAAGGCGTCCTACTCTTCGGATCTTTCGAAGCGAAGCGTCTACCCGTGGCGCATCGGCCTCTACGATGCTCCGGAAAACGATCCTGACGTATCGAAGAACCTCGAAGGCATCTTCTCCTCTTCGACCGTTGTCGAAGGCGATGTGAACCTTCAGCCCGTATACGCCGTCCCTCTCTACCGAGTCGACGTTTCCATACAGGATAGCACCGGTTCAAGCAGCTCCTACCCGCCGACGAACCTTGCCATTCCGGCAGGAAGGGGCTACTCGGTTTCCGACAGCCCTTCGTTCCAGAAATACGCGGAGCAGTATCTCGGGGGCACCGAGGACCGGGTCTTCGAAGGCTACTATCGTCTCAAGGATGGTTCGAGCCTCGGCGAACCGTATGATGTGCAAGCACCCGTTACTGCCGATGAGAACATATGCGCCGTGTTCAAAGGCTCGAACGCCGATGTCGAGATCCCCGTTGCGGGCGATGCGGGAGTCAAGGCGCAGGGCACTTTGAACGGGTCGAATATTCCCGATGGGGCAACGGTCGCTTTGAGCGCGGCCGAGCTCACCTCGGGCACGGCCTACGATGAGCTTGTCGCGGCAATGGGGTCGGGAACGTTCGCCGGCGTGTTCGAGGTCAATCTGTCTGCCGACGGCATTGCCCTTCACGAGGGCTTTGGCAGCCTTATGCTGTCCTTCCCGGTCGGCGAAGAGGCTAACGGGCATTGGGTGACCGTGTGGCATCGGCTCAACGACGGACACCTCCTTTCCAACCGCGTTATCGCCAAAGACGGCATGGTCACTATCACGGTGACGAGCCTGTCCGCGTTCGCGCTTGAAGTGGGGGAGCTGGCTGAGGATCCCGCCCCGATCGACCCTGCGGATACAACGCCCGTTGCTTCGGTTAAGCCGGTACCTTCGGCTGCTCCGCTCGCTTCTACCGGTGATCCGCTTTCGGTTTCCGGGGTCGTTATGCTGGGGTTGGCGGTTGTCGTTTGCGCCGGAATCGCCGTCTTCGCTGCGCGCACCCTTGCCGGCAAGCGGAAGTGATCCGACGAAAGGGCCGTGTTCGTAGGCGGCCTGTAAACGCACTGCGATGATGAACAACCAGCCTTCGAGCTGGTTGTTCCTCTTTGGCGGGTGCTGCTGGCTCCTGTCGGGCCCCGCTCCTGCCGCTCCGGTGCGAATACCTCTATGCTAAACTGGGGAAGCAAACGACGCGTACGAGCTGTGCGAGAAGGGGTTGCGGGCATGAACGACTTTATCGAGGCGTTGACGAGCGGCGGCAGAAGCCCGGAGCTGCCCGAGGAGGACGACTATTTCGGCAAGCTCGTCGGCAGCTGGAAGCTCGACTACGTCGATCGCAACCTGTCGTGCTCGGTCGAGGGCGAGTGGATATTCTCCTGGGCGCTTGAGGGCATGGCGATCCAGGACGTGATCATCCTGCCATCGCGCGGGACGAGAACCGAGCTCGCGCACCCGCTGGCCGAATACGGCACGTCCCTTCGCGTCTACAACCCCGCCACCCGCGCGTGGGACGTCGCCTACGGCTACACGGGCAAGATCATCAGGCTCGAGGCGAGGAGGCAGGACGGCATGATCGTCCTGACGAACATCGACGACGAGCGACGGAAATGGGTGTTCGTCACCATCGAAGACGACCGTTTCCATTGGCAGAACATCACCGTGCAAGACGATGGCGCCTGGCACGTGAACGCGGACATCTACGCCGAGCGCGCATAGGCGCGCATGATCGGGGAACGGGAGGAATCGATGGACGAGATCGGGAAGCTGGGCTTCGGGTTCATGAGGCTGCCCGTCGTCGAGCGCGACGGCGGCAAGGAGATCGACGTCGAGCAGGTCAAGGAGATGGTCGACCTGTTCATGGACGCGGGCTTCACCTACTTCGACACGGCGCGCGGCTACCATAACGGCCGGTCGGAGGCGGCGCTGCGCGAGGCCGTCGTCGAGCGCTACCCGCGCGAATCGTTCCAGGTGGCCACGAAGCTGCCGGCGTGGCTCGCGGAAAACGCCGACCATGCGCGCGCCATGTTCGACAAGTCGCTGCGCGAGACTCAGGCGGGCTACTTCGACAACTTCCTGCTGCACAACCTGGGCGAGGAGCGCACGCGCCTGTTCGACGACTTCGGCCTGTGGGACTTCCTGCACGAGAAGAAGGAAGCCGGGCTCATCCGCAACCTGGGCTTCTCCCTGCACGACAAGGCGGCCGTGCTCGAGGAGGTGCTCGAGGCCCATCCCGAGGTGGATTTCGTGCAGCTGCAGATCAACTACGCCGACTGGGAAAGCGAGACCATCGAATCGCGCGCGTGCTACGAGGTGGCGCGCGCCCACGGGCTGCCCGTCGTGGTGATGGAGCCCATCAAGGGCGGCTCGCTCGTGCACCTGCCGCAGGATGCGGCAGACGTGCTGGGCGCCGTGAACCCGGACGCGTCGCTGCCTTCCTGGGCGCTGCGCTTCGTCGCGTCGCTGCCGGGCGTGCTCACCGTGCTGTCGGGCATGTCCACGCCCGACCAGGTGCGCGAGAACGTGGCCATCATGAACGGCTTCGAGCCGCTGAGCCGGGTGGAGGACGAGGCGCTCGCGCGGGTGCGCGCCATCCTCGGCGGGGTGGACACCGTGCCGTGCACCGACTGCCGCTACTGCCTGAAGAACTGCCCGCAGGGCGTGCGCATCCCCGCGGCCCTCGCGTCGCTCAACATCCTGGAGCTGTACCACGACGCGTACCGCGCGCAGGAGAACTACGACTGGAACGCGTCGGGCGGTCCCGCGTCGACGTGCATCGGCTGCGGCGCATGCGAGAGCGTGTGCCCGCAGCACATCGAGATCGTGAAGGAGCTCGGGCGCGCCGCCGAGCTGTTCGAGAAGAAGCCCGCATGACGGCGACGGGTCCCGGGCAGGACGTGGGCGTCGAGGCGCTCGACGCGTTTTTCGCGCGCACGCCGCGCTTGGCCGTGGCGTTCTCGGGCGGGTGCGACTCCTCGTTTCTGCTGGCCGCCGCGCTGCGCGCCGGATGCGACGTGAAGGCCTACGGCGTGCGGACGGCGTTCCAGCCCGCCTTCGAGATCGACGACGCGCGCCGGCTGGCGCGCGAGCTGGGCGCCGAGTTCGAGCTGATCGACGCCGACGTGCTGGCGCAGGGCGGGATATGCGCGAACGGCCCCGACCGGTGCTACCGGTGCAAGACGTTCATCTTCTCCACCATCCTCGCCCACATGGCGCAGGACGGCTTCGAGGTGCTGGCCGACGGCACGAACGTCACGGACGATCCGGCGAACCGCCCCGGCTTCCAGGCGCTCGCCGAGCTGGGCGTGGTGTCGCCGCTGCGCCGCGCGGGCATGACGAAAGACGCCGTGCGCGCCGCGTCGCGCGAGCTGGCGCTGTTCACGGCCGACAAGCCCAGTTTCTCGTGCGTGGCCGTGCACGTGGGGGCGGGCCGGGCGATCACGGCCGAGGCGCTCGCCGAGACGGCCGCGCGCCTCGGCATCGAGGGCGGGAAGCGGCCGTGAGCGCGAGCCGGCCTGCCGGGCGCTTCGTCCTCGAGACCGAGCGGCTGGTTCTGCGCGAGATGGACCAAGGCGACTTCGCCGCCCTCTGCGCCATCCTCCAGGACGAGGAGGCCATGTACGCCTACGAGGGCGCGCTGCCGGACGACGAGGCGCAGGCGTGGCTCGACCGCCAGCTGGAGCGCTACGCGCGCGACGGCTTCGGGCTGTGGGCGGTCGTGCTCAAGGAGACCGGCGCCATGATCGGCCAATGCGGGTTGACCTACCAGGATGCCGACGGCGTGCGCGTCGTGGAGGTGGGCTACCTGTTCCAGCGGGCGTTCTGGCATCGCGGCTTCGCCTGCGAGGCGGCGCGGGCCTGCCGCGACCACGCGTTCGACACCGTGGGCGTCGAACGCGTGTACTCGATCATCCGCGACACGAACCTTCCCTCGCAGCGGGTGGCGCGCCGTCTCGGCATGGAGCCGGAGGGTTCCATCGTCAAGCGCTACCGAGGCGTGGACATGCCGCACCTCGTGTTCTCCGTCGCGCGCGCCGAGCGCGGCGACGCTACTCGAACCGGCTGACGAAGCCCTCGACGGCTTCGAGACATTCCCGAGGATGCGTGACGTTCGCGATGTGGGGCGCGCCTTGGATGAGCGTCCACTCGCAGCCGGGGATGAGGTCGACGCCCTCCTTGACGACGAGCGGCGTCCCCTCGTCGTCGGTGCCGGACAGCGCCATGCACGGCACCTTGATGCCCTTCACGCCCTCGCGGACGTCCCAATCCTTCATCTTGCCGGTGACCACGAACTCGCTCGCGCCCTGCATGACCTGGTAGCATTCGCCCACGCCGGCGAACGTGTCGTTGATGTAGTCGGGGTAGTCCTTCTCGTAGAGGCCCACCACGTGGCGCTTGTAGTACTCGTCGTAGGCGGCTTTGGCCTCGGGCGTGTCGTAGTCGCCGGTGCGCTCGGCCTCGGCGATGGCGCGCTGCATGTCCTCGGGCAGGTACTTGATCAGGCGGTTCGCCTCGGAGAGCCAGGTGGCGATGCGCACGGGGGAGGAGTTGATGACGAACGAGTTCACGCCGGCGTCGTCCTTCATCATGCAGAGCATGCCCAGCATGCCGCCCCAGGAGTTGCCGAACAGGTGGATGTCGTCCAGCCCGAGCGCTTCGCGCACCGCGTAGAACTCGTCCACCCAGAGATCGTAGGCGTAGAAGTCGTCCTCCTGGTGAGGGATCGCCGATTTGCCGCAGCCGATCTGGTCGTAGAACACGATCTGGCGGCCGTACCGGTCGGCCATGTCGGCGTACGGCAGCAGGTAGTTGTGGCAGTCGCCGGGGCCTCCGTGGAGCATGAGCAGGGTTTTCTTGCCTGGCTCGTTTTCGCCGACGATCTTGCAGTAGGTTTTGAAGCCGCGGTAGTCCACGTACTCTTCGCGGATGTTCGCCATGAAAAGCTCCTTCCGATCGGCGGTGGCCGATGCGGGTGCGCCGGCTCCGTTGTCCACGCGATCAGTATGGGCGCACCGGTGCGATTATGCAACGGTGCGCCGCGCGGCGGCGTATACTGTCGAGCAAAGCCGTATCGTTCGCTGAGAGGGAGTTGCCATGTCCGCTTACGTTTTCACGCATGCCACCGTGCTCGACGGCACCGAGCGCATGGAGCCGCAGCCCAACATGACCGTCGTCGTGGACGGGGGCCGCATTGTCCGCGTGGGTCCCACGTCCACCACGGTGGGGCCGATGGGCGCGCGCGAGATCGACCTCGCCGGGGCGTTCCTGGCGCCGGGCCTGGTGAACCTGCATGTGCACCTGTGCGGATCGGGCAAGCCGACGAGCGCCGGGGCGGCCGGCGATCTCATCGACAAGGTGGTGGGCAACCCGCTGGGCAGGTGGTACCTGCGCCGCACGCTCAAGGCGCACGCGCAGCAGCAGCTGGCCAGCGGCGCGACCACCGTGCGCTCGGTGGGCGACCCCGGGTTCGCCGACGTGGACGTGCGCGACGCCATCGACGCGGGGAAGTACCCCGGCCCGCGCCTGGTCACGTCGGGCGTGGGCGTCACGGTGCCGGGCGGTCACGGCGCGGGGCTGTTCGCGCACGTCGCGTCCACGCCCGAGGAGGCGCGCGATATCGTGCGCACCTGCTTCGCGCGCAAGTGCGACCTGGTGAAGCTGTTCATCACGGGCGGCGTGTTCGACGCCGAGGTGGAGGGCGAGCCGGGCGTGCTGCGCATGGCGCCCGAGATCGCGCAGGCCGCCTGCGACGAGGCGCGGAAGCTGGGCCTGCGCACCGCCGCGCACATCGAGAGCGCCGAGGGCGTGCGCGTGGGCCTCGAGGCCGGCGTGGACACCATCGAGCACGGCGCCGCGCTGGACGACGAGCTGGTGGCCCTGTTCAAGCGCAACGGCGCCGGGCGCGCCTCGTCGCTGACGTGCACCATCTCGCCGGCATTGCCGTTCGTGGAGCTCGACCCCGAGAAGACGCACTCCACCGAGGTGCAGAAGGTGAACGGCCGCATCGTCTACGAGGGCATCGTGCAGGCTGCGAAGCAGGCGCTGGCGGCGGGGATTCCCGTGGGGATCGGCACCGACTCGTCGTGCCCCTACATCACGCAGTACGATATGTGGCGCGAGGTGGTGTACTTCGAGCGCATCGTGGGCGCCTCGCGCCAGCTGGCGCTGCACACCGCGACGCTCGGCAACGCGCGCATTCTCGGGTTGGGCGACGAGACGGGCTCCATCGAGGTGGGGAAGGCGGCCGACCTCATCGTGCTCGACGCGAACCCGCTGGACAACCTGGAGGCGCTGCGCGACGTCCGCATGGTCATGGCCCGCGGCGTCCTCGACGAGCATCCCCGCGTCAAGCACCTGGCCGAGCTGGACGCCGAGCTGGACGGGTTTTTGCCGCGAGGGTGAAGCGGCCGAAGGCTGACGATCAACGCGGCGGGACGAAGGGCGGGCAGGCTCCTCCGCGGTCGATGAGCGTGGCGTCGGCCAGCAGGGCGTGGGCCGCCTCGAGCGTGGACGTGCCGGCTGCGCGGCGTAGCTCGAGGCGTCCTCGGCATCGGCGGCGCTGCCGAGGAGCGAGTAGCGCGGCCGGTACGCCGTCTTGGCGTGGCGGTTGTGCAGCGCTGCTATGTCGAGTCGTTTCTCGGGTGCGTTCCCTTTCTGATCCGAACACGATCATGCGGCGCGTTTTGTCGCGAGATGCGTGAAAAACATGGTACCGGAGGGAGAGGTCGCGGAATTCGTCGCCGATCTCACGCGCATCGTGCGCGAACCGCACGCGGATCTCATGCGAATCTAACGCGGATCCAACGTGCAGCACGCTCGAATCCAGCGCGAATCCCACGCGATACTCACGCGAATCCAACGCGGATTTGATGTGAAAAATACCTTATGAACTGGGGAAACTTTTACTTCACAGGAAGCGTCCGACGGACTAGAATCATGCTCGTCAGCGGTGTCCGTTTCCGGCGGGTGATGCCTTCGAAAGGAGGTGAAGCCCTATGGATAGTTTCAATCTGATCGCAGGACTTTGTTCCATCGTGTCATGTGCAATGGCCGTTTGCGACTGGTTGCAGCGAAAGCGGAAGGCGTCGAAGCAACAGAAAGGACGGCGGGAGTCCTAGTCCCTAACCGTCCCTGAAACGAACCGGCGTCACCCGCCCGGACTTCCAAACCCGCGGGCACCGCTGACAACCCGCATTATACACGCTTCCCGTCGGCGCGCAAGACGGGTTCGCGGGAGGATGCGGTATCATGGGAAGCACGAAACGCGGCCGAGAATCGGCGGGGAGGAAGCAGCAGTGACGGATCTATCGCAGGCGCGCCAAGCGCTCAAACAGCACTTCGGTTACGAGGCGTTCCGACCGGGCCAAGAGGGCGTGGTGGAGGCGGTGCTCGCCGGCCGCGACGCGCTGGCGGTCATGCCCACGGGCGCGGGCAAGTCGGTGTGCTACCAGGTGCCCGGCGTGGTCATGGACGGCCTTGCGATCGTGGTGAGCCCGCTCGTGTCGCTCATGGGCGACCAGGTGCGCGCCCTGCTCGACGCGGGCATCCGCGGCGCCTTCCTCAATTCCACGCTCACGCCCGGACAGCAGTCCACGGTGCTGCACCGCGCGCTCGAGGGCCGGTACGACATCATGTACGTCGCACCCGAGCGCCTGGCCGACCCGCGGTTCGTCGAGTTCGCGCAAACGGCGCACATCCCGCTCGTCGCCGTGGACGAGGCGCACTGCGTGTCGCAGTGGGGCCAGGACTTCCGTCCATCGTACCTGACCGTCGGCGATTTCATCGCGCAGCTGCCCGTGCGGCCCGTCGTGGCGGCGTTCACGGCCACGGCCACCGCGCGCGTCCGCGCCGACATCGTGCGCCTGCTCGACCTGCGCGATCCCTACGAGGTGGTCACCGGGTTCGACCGCCCGAACCTGTACTTCGGCGTGGAGCGCCTCGATCCGAAGCGCAAGATCGCGCGCATCGCGTCCTACGCGCTCGAGCACGCCGACGACAGCGGCATCGTGTACTGCTCCACGCGCAAGGATACCGACAAGGTGCATGCCGCGCTGCTCGAGGCCGGTATCCGCGCCGCGCGTTACCATGCGGGCATGCCGGCGTCCGCGCGCACCGAGAGCCAGCGCGCGTTCATCGCCGACGACGCGCCCGTGATGGTGGCCACCAACGCGTTCGGCATGGGCATCGACAAGTCGAACGTGCGCTACGTGATCCATCACAACATGCCCGGCAGCATCGAGGCGTACTACCAGGAAGCCGGCCGCGCCGGCCGCGATGGCGAGCCTTCCACCTGCCTTCTGTACTGGAGCGACGGCGACGTGTCCACCTGTCGCTTCTTCATCGAGCAGGAGTCGGGCAACGAGGAGCTCTCGACCGAGGAGGCCGACGCCGTGCGCGCGTCGCGTCGCCGCCTGCTGGCGGCCATGACCGGGTACTGCCATACCACGGGCTGCCTGCGCCGCTACATCCTCGACTATTTCGGCGAGGACGCGGGCGCGCCGAGCGCCGTCGGCTCGGAGACGCCCGACGAGGGGTGCGCCAACTGCTCGAACTGCGCGGGCGAGTTCGAAGCGATGGACGTCACCGACACCGCGCTCGCGGCGATGCGCTGCGTGCAGGAGCTGCGCGGGCGCTTCGGCAAGGGCATGGTGGTGGACGTGCTGCGCGGGTCGCAGAACGCGAAGCTGCTCGACATGCACCTCGACGAGGCCGCGTGCTACAACACGGTGAACGTGCCCGCCGCGCAGGTGAAGGAAGTGATCGAGCTGTTGGCGGCGGACGGTTACCTGCTCATCACCGAGGGGTCGTACCCGGTGGTGGGCTTGGGGCCGCGTGCGCGCGAGGCCGCCGAAGAGGGGTTCAGCCTGTCGATGAAGCGCGTACGGCGATTGCCCGAGCGCGCCCGCGGCTCGGCGGGCGGCGGTCACGTGTTCGGCTCGTCGGGCGCACCGGCGGGCGATGCCGATCCCGAGCTGTTCGAGCGTCTGCGCACGCTGCGCAAGCGCTTGGCCGACGAGGCGGGCAAGCCTCCCTACATCGTGTTCTCGGATGCGGCGCTGCGCGACATGTGCGCGAAGAAGCCGGCGACCGACGAGGAGTTCCTGGAGGTCAGCGGCGTGGGCGCCACGAAGCTCGCCCGCTACGGGGAGGATTTCCTGTCCGAGATCGCGGAGTACGAAAAGGAGCGCGCGGGGAGGGAGTGAGGCGCGCCCGCACCGTGGCGCGGACGCGGGCTTGCGGGAGGCGGGACATGTCCCGCGCCGATTCGCGACGGCCGCGACGTGCGATCGGCGCGGCGGGGGAGGCTTTGCTCCCGAATCTTCCGCCGCGCCATGAAAGGACGAACCCTCCTACTTCCCCTTGATCGCCTTCGCGATATCCTCGGCCGACGATCCCAGGCCGTCGCTCAACGAGGAGGGGACGGTCACCACGGTGCCGCCCGACTTCTTGATGCTCTCGTACAGCAGGTGCATGGTCCTGATCTTGAGCGCCGCGTCGTTCTTCTCGTACACGTCGCTCGCGTTCGCGATCATCTCGGAGATGTCCTCCTCGGCGCTGGCCAGCACGAGGCGCGCGTTCTTCTCGCGCTCGGCCTGGGCTTCCAGCGACATGACCTCCTGCAGCTCGGCGGGAATCACGATGTCGCGCACCTTCACCGACAGGATGGCGATGCCCCACGGCTCCGTCTCCTCCTCGATGACCGTCTTCAGCTCCTTGTCCAGCTGCTCGCGCGACAGCGCAACCTCGGCCACGCTCATGCGGCCGATGGCGTCGCGCATAGCGGTCTGCGCGATGTAGAGCACGGCCTGGCTGTAGTTCTCCACCTCGATGCACGCCGCCTTCGCATCCCATACCATCCAGAACAGCACGGCGTCGATGTCCACCGGCACGAGGTCGGAGGTGAGCGTTTTCTCGGCGCCGAACGGGGTGGACACCGTGCGCATGTCGACGTGGCACGCCGCCTGCTCGATGACGGGGATGGTGAAGATGAGCCCCGGCCCGGCCACGCGGTTGAACGCGCCGAAGCGGCAGATGACCACGCGCTCCCACTCCATGGCGATGTGGACGGTCATGGCCAGCCCCACGGCCACGAGGGCGGCGATGGCCAGCACCCACGGGTTCATCAGCCCGAGGCCGAACCACGCCACCAGCAGCAGGGCCGCGAACACCGCCGCGGCCAGCACGATGGAGAACAGCACGGCGCCGTTCTTCGTGGCCTTGGAGGGGAGGTACGGCGCGGAGGCCGACTCGACGAGCGCCGATTCCCCCAGCGTGCGCCTCTGATTCGCAAGTTTGCTCGTTCTCGTGTTCATAGCTTCCTCCATGCAGGTAGATGAAACGAGCGCGGCGCTCTACGCGTCGGCCCGGAATCCGTCGAGCGCTTTCGCGAAGCGCTTCTCCACGTCGTCGACGGTCATGCCCAGCTCGAGGCACTGGCGGATGCCCTCGACGAGGATGACGTCCCCCGACGTGGCCTCGCCGTCCGCATCCTCGGTCTTGCTGACGAACGCCCCGCGCCCGCGCTTCGAACTGATATAGCCGTCGTGCTCGAGGCTCGTGTACACCTTGTTGACCGTGTGGTAGTTGACGTTGATGTCGGCGGCGAGGGCGCGCACCGTGGGAAGGCGGTCGCCGTTCTTGTAGTGGCCGGAGTCGATGAGGTACATGAGCCGATTGCGCACCTGCACCCATATAGGGATGCCGCTCGCATCGTCCACCTCGATCAGGGCCACGTTCTCACCTCGTTCATCCTCGTCCATGGTTCACCAACCCGATCATGCCGTGCATGGTCTATACGAATTGTACGTTGACTATGCAGTATCGGAGGAAAAAACCACCGACCAGCACAAAAGGCACGGCAACCGCCACGAGCGACGATGCGCCGGTGGCCGCGAACGCGGCGTCCAGCGCAAGCGGCAACACGAGGCCGACGCC is a genomic window containing:
- the recQ gene encoding DNA helicase RecQ translates to MTDLSQARQALKQHFGYEAFRPGQEGVVEAVLAGRDALAVMPTGAGKSVCYQVPGVVMDGLAIVVSPLVSLMGDQVRALLDAGIRGAFLNSTLTPGQQSTVLHRALEGRYDIMYVAPERLADPRFVEFAQTAHIPLVAVDEAHCVSQWGQDFRPSYLTVGDFIAQLPVRPVVAAFTATATARVRADIVRLLDLRDPYEVVTGFDRPNLYFGVERLDPKRKIARIASYALEHADDSGIVYCSTRKDTDKVHAALLEAGIRAARYHAGMPASARTESQRAFIADDAPVMVATNAFGMGIDKSNVRYVIHHNMPGSIEAYYQEAGRAGRDGEPSTCLLYWSDGDVSTCRFFIEQESGNEELSTEEADAVRASRRRLLAAMTGYCHTTGCLRRYILDYFGEDAGAPSAVGSETPDEGCANCSNCAGEFEAMDVTDTALAAMRCVQELRGRFGKGMVVDVLRGSQNAKLLDMHLDEAACYNTVNVPAAQVKEVIELLAADGYLLITEGSYPVVGLGPRAREAAEEGFSLSMKRVRRLPERARGSAGGGHVFGSSGAPAGDADPELFERLRTLRKRLADEAGKPPYIVFSDAALRDMCAKKPATDEEFLEVSGVGATKLARYGEDFLSEIAEYEKERAGRE
- a CDS encoding slipin family protein, whose translation is MNTRTSKLANQRRTLGESALVESASAPYLPSKATKNGAVLFSIVLAAAVFAALLLVAWFGLGLMNPWVLAIAALVAVGLAMTVHIAMEWERVVICRFGAFNRVAGPGLIFTIPVIEQAACHVDMRTVSTPFGAEKTLTSDLVPVDIDAVLFWMVWDAKAACIEVENYSQAVLYIAQTAMRDAIGRMSVAEVALSREQLDKELKTVIEEETEPWGIAILSVKVRDIVIPAELQEVMSLEAQAEREKNARLVLASAEEDISEMIANASDVYEKNDAALKIRTMHLLYESIKKSGGTVVTVPSSLSDGLGSSAEDIAKAIKGK
- a CDS encoding GntR family transcriptional regulator codes for the protein MALIEVDDASGIPIWVQVRNRLMYLIDSGHYKNGDRLPTVRALAADINVNYHTVNKVYTSLEHDGYISSKRGRGAFVSKTEDADGEATSGDVILVEGIRQCLELGMTVDDVEKRFAKALDGFRADA